The Elaeis guineensis isolate ETL-2024a chromosome 13, EG11, whole genome shotgun sequence genome includes a region encoding these proteins:
- the LOC105060903 gene encoding cold-regulated protein 27 isoform X1 translates to MDDGFRTIPASLPDSAVSVKDPGGFAGHEESSKRAVNSISTEWTDEKHNLYLNSIEASFTSQLCRNGHHSKDSLGWLPMLTPKHPKPAGSNCNSLLSGQFKVLRKGCWETLNYERTRTHADIEKEIHLLSANPWIQHFKSPIIGREVHLMLTDQMDNNELASQARHFESQRHKGESTTAEQFQAWGSQIYRQDSVGSNTEVSDQNFVDKDSEGEKFGGSSRRKRVRN, encoded by the exons ATGGATGACGGTTTCAGGACTATTCCGGCCTCGCTGCCGGATAGCGCAGTCTCGGTCAAGGATCCGGGAGGCTTCGCCGGTCATGAGGAGAGCTCAAAAAGG GCAGTAAATTCTATATCCACTGAATGGACTGATGAGAAGCACAATCTATATCTCAATTCCATAGAAGCGTCATTCACTAGTCAATTATGCCGCAATGGACATCATTCAAAGGATTCGCTTGGTTGGCTGCCAATGCTAACACCGAAACACCCAAAGCCAGCAGGATCAAATTGTAACAGCCTGCTCTCTGGTCAG TTCAAGGTTCTGCGCAAGGGCTGTTGGGAGACACTTAATTATGAAAGGACTAGGACTCATGCTGACATTGAGAAAGAAATTCATCTTCTATCTGCAAATCCATGGATCCAGCATTTTAAATCACCTATCATTGGCAGGGAGGTACATCTCATGTTAACAGATCAAATGGATAATAATGAGTTGGCCAGTCAAGCAAGACACTTTGAAAGTCAGAGGCACAAAGGAGAATCAACAACTGCAGAGCAATTTCAGGCTTGGGGTTCTCAGATATATCGTCAAGATTCTGTTGGAAGCAACACAG AGGTATCCGATCAGAACTTTGTGGATAAGGATTCTGAAGGAGAAAAGTTTGGTGGATCTAGCAGGAGGAAGAGAGTGAGAAACTGA
- the LOC105060903 gene encoding cold-regulated protein 27 isoform X3 has translation MDDGFRTIPASLPDSAVSVKDPGGFAGHEESSKRAVNSISTEWTDEKHNLYLNSIEASFTSQLCRNGHHSKDSLGWLPMLTPKHPKPAGSNCNSLLSGQFKVLRKGCWETLNYERTRTHADIEKEIHLLSANPWIQHFKSPIIGREVHLMLTDQMDNNELASQARHFESQRHKGESTTAEQFQAWGSQIYRQDSVGSNTGIEENDK, from the exons ATGGATGACGGTTTCAGGACTATTCCGGCCTCGCTGCCGGATAGCGCAGTCTCGGTCAAGGATCCGGGAGGCTTCGCCGGTCATGAGGAGAGCTCAAAAAGG GCAGTAAATTCTATATCCACTGAATGGACTGATGAGAAGCACAATCTATATCTCAATTCCATAGAAGCGTCATTCACTAGTCAATTATGCCGCAATGGACATCATTCAAAGGATTCGCTTGGTTGGCTGCCAATGCTAACACCGAAACACCCAAAGCCAGCAGGATCAAATTGTAACAGCCTGCTCTCTGGTCAG TTCAAGGTTCTGCGCAAGGGCTGTTGGGAGACACTTAATTATGAAAGGACTAGGACTCATGCTGACATTGAGAAAGAAATTCATCTTCTATCTGCAAATCCATGGATCCAGCATTTTAAATCACCTATCATTGGCAGGGAGGTACATCTCATGTTAACAGATCAAATGGATAATAATGAGTTGGCCAGTCAAGCAAGACACTTTGAAAGTCAGAGGCACAAAGGAGAATCAACAACTGCAGAGCAATTTCAGGCTTGGGGTTCTCAGATATATCGTCAAGATTCTGTTGGAAGCAACACAG GAATAGAAGAAAATGACAAGTGA
- the LOC105060903 gene encoding cold-regulated protein 27 isoform X2, with protein sequence MDDGFRTIPASLPDSAVSVKDPGGFAGHEESSKRAVNSISTEWTDEKHNLYLNSIEASFTSQLCRNGHHSKDSLGWLPMLTPKHPKPAGSNCNSLLSGQVLRKGCWETLNYERTRTHADIEKEIHLLSANPWIQHFKSPIIGREVHLMLTDQMDNNELASQARHFESQRHKGESTTAEQFQAWGSQIYRQDSVGSNTEVSDQNFVDKDSEGEKFGGSSRRKRVRN encoded by the exons ATGGATGACGGTTTCAGGACTATTCCGGCCTCGCTGCCGGATAGCGCAGTCTCGGTCAAGGATCCGGGAGGCTTCGCCGGTCATGAGGAGAGCTCAAAAAGG GCAGTAAATTCTATATCCACTGAATGGACTGATGAGAAGCACAATCTATATCTCAATTCCATAGAAGCGTCATTCACTAGTCAATTATGCCGCAATGGACATCATTCAAAGGATTCGCTTGGTTGGCTGCCAATGCTAACACCGAAACACCCAAAGCCAGCAGGATCAAATTGTAACAGCCTGCTCTCTGGTCAG GTTCTGCGCAAGGGCTGTTGGGAGACACTTAATTATGAAAGGACTAGGACTCATGCTGACATTGAGAAAGAAATTCATCTTCTATCTGCAAATCCATGGATCCAGCATTTTAAATCACCTATCATTGGCAGGGAGGTACATCTCATGTTAACAGATCAAATGGATAATAATGAGTTGGCCAGTCAAGCAAGACACTTTGAAAGTCAGAGGCACAAAGGAGAATCAACAACTGCAGAGCAATTTCAGGCTTGGGGTTCTCAGATATATCGTCAAGATTCTGTTGGAAGCAACACAG AGGTATCCGATCAGAACTTTGTGGATAAGGATTCTGAAGGAGAAAAGTTTGGTGGATCTAGCAGGAGGAAGAGAGTGAGAAACTGA